From Woronichinia naegeliana WA131, the proteins below share one genomic window:
- a CDS encoding transposase, with amino-acid sequence MLEWWTKNFASCELGDERLNNRAFSIGKKLSEGFGKALSEVFKGGNELKRAYEFLGIRKQTLSR; translated from the coding sequence ATGTTGGAATGGTGGACAAAAAACTTTGCCAGTTGTGAATTGGGAGACGAGAGGCTAAACAATCGTGCCTTCTCGATTGGGAAAAAGTTAAGTGAGGGGTTTGGAAAAGCCTTATCAGAAGTGTTTAAGGGAGGAAACGAGTTAAAGAGGGCCTATGAATTTTTGGGAATCCGAAAACAGACTTTGTCAAGATAA
- a CDS encoding IS4 family transposase yields the protein MTTAAVEEYKIMLSVGDTTFLDYRNIKEKREGYGPTGKGGNGLILHSALAIEPEKGQVLGLLWQKLWNREVKEKPPTDETAKQKKERQKEQRKAARQRPFEEKESYKWVEALNTCEKQVESSTRVIHVFDREGDVSEVFDSVRQLKHTGVLVRASHNRSLDKNSERLWQHLESEPIRFHQEIEIPSTGKRKARKVKLAVRFCSVNLRTPYRFDNRDPLNVYAVYATEIDCPEGETPLSWMLLTTEVVETIEMAVTILRWYTYRWRVEEFHKVLKSGCQSERYRLASDGMKTLLGFLSVIAVELLHVTYLHRTQPDALAIEILNPLQLQVLKAAASQKLPPILTVAWAVESVAFLGGYLEHRRKTPLGIQVLWRGWLKLHDLCQGWQLAIRT from the coding sequence ATGACAACTGCCGCCGTAGAAGAATATAAGATAATGCTATCAGTCGGAGATACGACCTTCTTAGATTATCGCAATATCAAGGAAAAAAGGGAAGGGTATGGGCCGACTGGAAAAGGAGGGAATGGATTAATACTGCATAGTGCTTTAGCAATTGAGCCAGAAAAAGGACAAGTATTAGGTTTATTATGGCAAAAACTGTGGAATAGGGAGGTAAAAGAAAAGCCCCCAACAGATGAAACGGCGAAGCAGAAAAAAGAAAGACAGAAAGAACAAAGAAAAGCAGCTCGTCAAAGACCATTTGAGGAAAAAGAATCCTACAAATGGGTAGAGGCTCTAAACACCTGTGAGAAACAGGTAGAAAGTTCAACGAGGGTAATTCATGTATTTGACAGAGAAGGAGATGTTTCAGAAGTCTTTGACTCAGTGCGTCAACTCAAGCATACAGGAGTGCTGGTCAGAGCGTCTCATAATCGTAGTTTAGACAAAAATAGTGAACGACTTTGGCAACATTTGGAATCAGAACCGATTCGTTTTCATCAAGAAATCGAGATTCCGAGTACAGGAAAAAGAAAAGCACGGAAGGTTAAGCTTGCCGTCCGATTTTGCTCAGTTAATCTACGAACTCCCTATCGTTTTGATAATCGTGACCCGTTGAATGTCTATGCTGTTTATGCGACAGAAATCGATTGTCCCGAAGGCGAAACTCCTTTATCTTGGATGCTTCTGACTACAGAAGTTGTTGAGACTATTGAGATGGCTGTCACTATTCTTCGTTGGTACACCTACCGATGGCGGGTTGAAGAATTTCATAAAGTCCTTAAGTCTGGTTGTCAGAGTGAGCGTTATCGACTTGCCTCTGATGGAATGAAAACTCTTTTGGGTTTTTTAAGTGTCATTGCTGTTGAACTTTTACACGTTACTTATCTTCATCGTACCCAGCCCGATGCTCTCGCGATTGAAATTCTTAATCCTCTTCAACTTCAGGTGTTAAAAGCAGCCGCCTCTCAAAAACTTCCCCCTATTTTGACTGTTGCTTGGGCTGTCGAGTCTGTTGCTTTTCTTGGTGGTTATCTTGAACATCGTCGTAAAACTCCTCTCGGTATCCAAGTCCTTTGGCGCGGTTGGTTGAAGTTGCATGACCTTTGCCAAGGCTGGCAGCTTGCAATCCGCACTTAA
- a CDS encoding ISAs1 family transposase, producing MKLRPKYRLVEHFAEIDDPRIERTKRHKLIDILTIAILAVICGAEGWVAMESFGKAKHQWLKKILELPNGIPSDDTFARVFASLNPEQFQDCFLHWVKSIAEVSEGEVIAIDGKTLRHSYDNANGKGAIQMVSAWATANRLVLGQCKVESKSNEITAIPKLLKMLEVKGCIVTIDAMGTQTKIAQQIVGRGGDYVLALKGNQGNLCEDVEQLFAHAQSVNFAGIKHDFHQTIDKGHGRIEIRRCWTMEQTEFLLGGEKWAKLTSICMIKAERRLKDKTEYETRYYISSLPSNAQKLSQSVRSHWLIENSLHWVLDLAFNEDACRIRKDFAPENLAVLRHIALNLLTKENTLKLGIKNKRLRAGWDEDYLLKVLLG from the coding sequence ATGAAACTCCGACCCAAATATAGACTGGTAGAACACTTTGCCGAAATAGATGACCCTCGCATCGAACGAACAAAACGGCATAAACTCATTGATATTCTAACGATTGCCATCTTAGCCGTCATTTGTGGAGCAGAAGGTTGGGTAGCCATGGAAAGTTTCGGCAAGGCTAAACATCAATGGCTAAAAAAAATTTTGGAATTGCCGAATGGCATCCCCTCCGACGATACGTTTGCGCGTGTATTTGCTAGTCTGAATCCAGAGCAATTTCAAGACTGTTTTCTGCATTGGGTCAAAAGTATAGCGGAGGTAAGTGAAGGGGAAGTGATAGCGATTGACGGCAAAACCCTTCGCCACTCCTATGATAATGCCAACGGAAAGGGCGCAATTCAGATGGTAAGTGCATGGGCAACAGCAAATCGTCTAGTACTAGGACAGTGCAAGGTGGAAAGCAAATCGAATGAAATCACGGCGATACCCAAACTCCTGAAAATGCTAGAGGTCAAAGGTTGTATCGTAACGATTGATGCCATGGGAACTCAGACAAAGATTGCCCAACAGATAGTAGGGCGAGGGGGAGATTATGTTTTGGCATTGAAAGGCAATCAAGGTAATCTATGTGAGGATGTTGAACAATTATTTGCTCATGCTCAATCGGTTAATTTTGCGGGAATTAAGCATGATTTTCATCAAACAATAGACAAGGGACATGGACGGATTGAAATTCGCCGTTGCTGGACGATGGAACAAACAGAATTTTTGCTGGGTGGGGAAAAATGGGCAAAGTTGACGAGCATCTGTATGATTAAAGCGGAGAGACGATTGAAAGACAAAACAGAGTATGAGACTCGCTACTATATCAGTAGCCTGCCGAGTAATGCTCAAAAATTATCCCAATCTGTTCGTAGTCATTGGTTGATAGAAAACTCTTTACATTGGGTTCTAGACTTGGCCTTCAACGAGGATGCTTGTCGCATTCGTAAGGATTTTGCTCCTGAGAATTTAGCCGTCTTACGCCATATCGCTCTTAACTTGCTCACAAAGGAAAATACTCTGAAACTTGGTATCAAGAATAAACGGCTACGCGCTGGTTGGGACGAGGACTATCTCCTTAAGGTTTTACTCGGATAA